In Haloarcula hispanica ATCC 33960, one DNA window encodes the following:
- a CDS encoding class I SAM-dependent methyltransferase translates to MGYHTFDAGRADKLEDAQQRYRSLSAEELHWALSPESDETVADLGSGTGFYTDDIAPAVESVYAVDIQEAMHDYYREKGVPDNVDLVTSAVDDLPFDTGSLDGAFSTMTYHEFASDGALNEVARVLNSGGTFAIADWAASGSGRNGPPVDERFSATEATDTLRQHGFTIEFEAVRPETFLLVASAE, encoded by the coding sequence ATGGGGTATCACACGTTCGACGCCGGCCGGGCCGACAAACTCGAAGACGCCCAGCAACGGTACCGCTCACTCTCTGCAGAAGAGTTGCACTGGGCGCTCTCACCCGAGAGTGACGAGACGGTCGCGGACCTCGGGAGCGGGACCGGGTTCTACACCGACGACATCGCACCGGCCGTCGAATCAGTGTACGCTGTCGACATCCAGGAAGCGATGCACGACTACTATCGGGAGAAAGGCGTCCCTGACAACGTCGACCTCGTGACGAGTGCGGTCGACGACCTCCCGTTCGATACCGGCAGTCTCGACGGGGCGTTCTCGACGATGACGTACCACGAATTCGCTAGCGACGGGGCGCTGAACGAGGTCGCACGGGTGCTCAACTCAGGCGGGACGTTCGCCATCGCCGATTGGGCGGCCTCCGGCAGTGGTCGCAACGGCCCGCCCGTCGACGAGCGGTTTTCCGCTACTGAGGCAACGGACACGCTCCGCCAGCACGGATTCACAATCGAGTTCGAGGCGGTGCGACCGGAGACGTTCCTGCTCGTTGCGAGTGCCGAATAA
- a CDS encoding urease accessory protein UreF yields MSDAAALESFRLADSFLPVGTYTVSYGLEQFIQDDRVEDAADLEALLSTYLRQQVGPAELVALRAAHAAAADGNFEAVCRADRRLSAVTLAAEFRESAQQSGDRLLSLQTELCEEALLDRYAERVDADEAPGNYAVVLGVATALADVAVRDACLLCCHGFVTGLLGAAQRLLSLGHTDAQRILDDLQPVMTAAVDDSADQGIDEMTPFAPLVDVLAAEHERAERRLFAS; encoded by the coding sequence ATGAGCGACGCCGCAGCGCTCGAATCGTTCCGGCTCGCGGACTCGTTCCTCCCGGTCGGGACCTACACCGTCTCCTACGGACTGGAACAGTTCATTCAGGACGACCGGGTCGAAGACGCGGCAGACCTCGAAGCGCTCCTGTCGACGTACCTCCGCCAGCAAGTCGGACCCGCCGAACTCGTCGCGCTCCGGGCTGCACACGCCGCCGCAGCCGATGGGAATTTCGAAGCGGTCTGTCGGGCCGACCGGCGGCTTTCGGCCGTGACGCTGGCCGCGGAGTTCCGCGAGAGCGCCCAGCAGTCCGGCGACCGACTGCTCTCGCTTCAGACAGAACTGTGTGAGGAGGCGCTGCTGGACCGCTACGCCGAACGCGTCGACGCCGACGAAGCGCCCGGCAACTACGCCGTGGTGCTCGGCGTTGCGACAGCCCTGGCCGATGTGGCTGTCCGTGACGCCTGCTTGCTGTGCTGTCACGGGTTCGTCACCGGACTGTTGGGGGCAGCCCAGCGCCTCCTCTCGCTCGGCCACACAGATGCCCAGCGAATACTGGATGACCTACAGCCGGTGATGACGGCCGCAGTCGACGATAGCGCGGATCAGGGGATAGACGAGATGACACCGTTCGCACCGCTGGTGGATGTGCTGGCCGCCGAGCACGAACGTGCGGAGCGGCGGCTGTTCGCCAGTTAA
- the ureC gene encoding urease subunit alpha, with translation MTRDIDRENYAELYGPTTGDKVRLGDTELFAEVEDDLRTHGDEAVFGGGKTLRDGLGMAPGVTQAEGALDWVLTNATIIDPILGIVAADIGIRNGEIAGIGKAGNPDTMDGVDMVVGPSTDVYPAEGKIATAGGLDIHIHFNSAQLHEHALSGGITTMLGGGYGGGATTTTTGPENVKRFLQAAEAWPVNVGFYGKGNASDPGPLREQVEAGACGLKLHEDWGSTPETINTCLEVAEDEDVQVCMHTDTLNEAGFVENTFGAVDGRTMHLFHIEGAGGGHAPDIMEMVGEPNMLPSSTNPSMPYTDNTFDEHLDMVMVCHHLNPDVPEDVAFAESRVRAETIAAEDVLHDMGAISMMTSDSQAMGRMAEVIPRTWQTASKMKSQRGPLPEDEGTGADNHRIKRYIAKYTVNPAISAGIEDHVGTLEPGKLADICLWDPAFFGVKPAMTFKGGFPVHSEMGEANGSLMTCEPILQRERAGAVGKAKHALSLSFVSPAAAEAGIGDEYGLDSRVVPIEGARTPGKDDMVYNSYCPDDIEVDPETFEVRVDGDHVTCEPASELPLAQRYML, from the coding sequence GTGACACGCGACATCGACCGCGAGAACTACGCCGAGCTGTACGGGCCAACGACGGGTGACAAGGTCCGCCTGGGTGACACGGAACTGTTCGCCGAAGTCGAGGACGACCTGCGGACCCACGGCGACGAGGCGGTGTTCGGCGGCGGGAAGACGCTCCGGGACGGGCTGGGAATGGCCCCCGGCGTCACACAGGCGGAGGGCGCGCTCGACTGGGTGCTGACGAACGCGACGATTATCGACCCGATACTCGGTATCGTCGCCGCCGACATCGGCATCCGGAACGGCGAGATCGCCGGCATCGGGAAGGCCGGCAACCCCGACACGATGGACGGCGTCGACATGGTCGTCGGCCCGTCGACGGACGTCTACCCCGCCGAGGGGAAGATTGCCACCGCTGGTGGCCTCGACATCCACATCCACTTCAACTCCGCACAGCTCCACGAACACGCGCTCTCGGGCGGTATCACGACAATGCTCGGTGGCGGGTACGGCGGCGGCGCGACGACGACCACGACCGGCCCAGAGAACGTCAAACGCTTCCTGCAGGCCGCCGAAGCGTGGCCGGTCAACGTTGGCTTCTACGGGAAGGGCAACGCCTCCGACCCCGGCCCGCTCCGCGAGCAGGTCGAGGCCGGTGCCTGCGGGCTGAAACTCCACGAAGACTGGGGGTCGACGCCCGAGACGATCAACACCTGTCTCGAAGTCGCCGAGGACGAGGACGTGCAGGTGTGTATGCACACGGACACGCTGAACGAGGCTGGCTTCGTCGAGAACACCTTCGGTGCCGTCGACGGCCGGACCATGCACCTGTTCCACATCGAGGGCGCGGGCGGCGGCCACGCCCCGGACATCATGGAGATGGTCGGCGAGCCGAACATGCTCCCGTCGTCGACGAACCCCTCGATGCCCTACACCGACAACACGTTCGATGAACATCTGGACATGGTAATGGTGTGTCATCACCTCAACCCCGACGTGCCGGAGGACGTGGCCTTCGCCGAGTCCCGCGTTCGCGCAGAGACAATCGCCGCCGAGGACGTGCTTCACGACATGGGCGCGATATCGATGATGACCTCCGACTCGCAGGCGATGGGCCGGATGGCCGAAGTCATCCCGCGGACGTGGCAGACGGCCTCGAAGATGAAGTCCCAGCGCGGCCCGCTCCCCGAGGACGAGGGGACCGGCGCGGACAACCACCGCATCAAGCGCTACATCGCGAAGTACACCGTCAACCCCGCAATCTCGGCTGGTATCGAGGACCACGTCGGGACGCTCGAACCCGGCAAGCTCGCCGATATCTGCCTGTGGGACCCTGCGTTCTTCGGCGTCAAGCCGGCGATGACGTTCAAGGGCGGCTTCCCGGTCCACTCGGAGATGGGCGAGGCCAACGGGTCGTTGATGACCTGCGAACCGATTCTCCAGCGGGAACGCGCTGGTGCGGTCGGCAAGGCCAAACACGCCCTCTCGCTGTCGTTCGTCTCGCCGGCGGCCGCCGAGGCCGGCATCGGCGACGAGTACGGACTCGACTCCCGTGTCGTTCCAATCGAGGGCGCTCGCACGCCCGGCAAGGACGACATGGTGTACAACAGCTACTGCCCCGACGACATCGAAGTCGACCCCGAGACCTTCGAGGTCCGGGTCGACGGTGACCACGTCACCTGCGAACCGGCTTCCGAACTCCCACTCGCACAGCGGTACATGCTATGA
- a CDS encoding urease accessory protein UreD, with product MAADAPHPAFEGYATEAVPQAAVGSPGKDGVLELTFERTADGTTLVHDYATVPFHISGTLGHDPHPDANTVFVQSPTGGVAQGDRHDVSITVGDEAVAHVSTQSSTKVQTMTCNYAAADTTLSVGAGGHLDYVPEPTILHADSRYVQEMTVDLSPGATAVVSDVVVPGRLARGERFEFERYLSRVRGTGPDGLLFEDATHLTPEDRDPTVPGVLGEFTVYGTTFVLAPDHDESELSDALHAAVTDDEARAGATALPNGAGVAVRALGDRAETVQATLHAAWDHARQELLDAPAPSGRKY from the coding sequence ATGGCCGCCGACGCGCCCCATCCGGCGTTCGAGGGGTATGCGACCGAGGCCGTGCCACAGGCCGCCGTAGGGTCGCCGGGGAAAGACGGCGTGCTCGAACTGACCTTCGAGCGGACGGCCGACGGGACGACCCTGGTCCACGACTACGCGACGGTCCCGTTCCACATCTCGGGGACGCTGGGGCACGACCCCCATCCCGACGCCAACACCGTCTTCGTCCAGTCGCCGACCGGCGGCGTCGCCCAGGGTGACCGCCACGACGTGTCGATAACTGTCGGAGACGAGGCTGTCGCTCACGTCTCGACTCAGAGCTCGACGAAAGTCCAGACGATGACGTGTAACTACGCCGCCGCCGACACGACCCTCAGCGTCGGCGCCGGCGGCCACCTGGATTACGTGCCCGAGCCGACGATTCTCCACGCCGATTCAAGATACGTGCAGGAGATGACGGTAGACCTGTCGCCCGGCGCAACCGCCGTCGTCAGTGACGTGGTTGTCCCTGGACGCCTCGCTCGGGGCGAGCGCTTCGAGTTCGAGCGATATCTCTCCCGCGTGCGCGGGACCGGGCCTGACGGACTCTTGTTCGAGGACGCAACTCATCTGACGCCGGAAGACAGGGACCCGACAGTACCCGGCGTTCTCGGCGAGTTCACCGTCTACGGGACGACGTTCGTCCTCGCGCCGGACCACGACGAATCCGAACTGAGTGACGCGCTACATGCGGCCGTCACCGACGACGAGGCCCGGGCCGGTGCGACAGCGCTCCCCAACGGGGCTGGCGTTGCGGTCCGTGCTCTGGGCGACCGGGCTGAGACCGTACAGGCTACGCTCCACGCGGCCTGGGACCACGCCAGACAGGAACTGCTGGACGCGCCCGCGCCGTCCGGGAGGAAGTACTGA
- the urtB gene encoding urea ABC transporter, permease protein UrtB produces the protein MVNGINLALQFLDSFAFIVLAAAGLAIIFGIMGVINLAHGEFILIGAYTATLAVTQLGLPLVVAMVAGGLVTGLFGILTERVIISGAWPNWVSQRTLGRDIIEPLYDRLADSMVATFGLSLILTQGTRIAYGNSIDGLSTPFGPIEYGAFSYSTYRIVLAGVSIGLLVATYYLFTRTDFGMRARATIQDKETAQAMGVNTERMYMLTFGIGSALAGLTGALFAPVVTMRPTLGDQFLVESFVAVVVGGPSVVLGTALSGGVLGAILAVFSNLYGTFIGRIALLVAALVALRFLPDGITGFIEQLRKRRQESE, from the coding sequence ATGGTAAACGGCATCAACCTCGCGTTACAGTTCCTCGATAGCTTCGCGTTCATCGTGCTCGCCGCGGCGGGGTTGGCCATCATCTTCGGGATCATGGGCGTCATCAACCTGGCACACGGGGAGTTCATCCTCATCGGTGCCTACACCGCGACGCTGGCAGTGACGCAACTCGGCCTCCCGCTCGTCGTGGCGATGGTCGCCGGCGGCCTGGTCACCGGCCTGTTCGGGATTCTGACCGAGCGGGTCATCATCTCCGGGGCGTGGCCCAACTGGGTCAGCCAGCGGACCCTCGGCCGTGACATCATCGAGCCGCTGTACGACCGGCTGGCCGACTCGATGGTCGCCACGTTCGGGCTCAGCCTGATACTGACCCAGGGGACCCGAATCGCCTACGGCAACTCCATCGACGGCCTCTCGACGCCCTTTGGCCCCATCGAGTACGGTGCGTTCTCCTACTCGACGTACCGAATCGTCCTCGCCGGCGTCAGCATCGGGCTGCTCGTCGCCACCTACTACCTGTTCACCCGGACCGACTTCGGGATGCGCGCCCGGGCGACGATACAGGACAAGGAGACCGCACAGGCGATGGGCGTCAACACCGAGCGCATGTACATGCTGACGTTCGGCATCGGGTCGGCACTGGCGGGACTGACGGGCGCGCTCTTCGCGCCGGTCGTCACGATGCGGCCGACGCTCGGGGACCAGTTCCTCGTCGAGTCGTTCGTCGCCGTCGTGGTCGGGGGCCCGAGCGTCGTCCTCGGGACCGCGCTGTCGGGGGGCGTCCTCGGGGCGATACTGGCCGTGTTCTCGAACCTCTACGGGACGTTCATCGGCCGCATCGCGTTGCTCGTGGCCGCGCTCGTCGCGCTGCGGTTCCTCCCCGACGGCATCACCGGGTTCATCGAACAACTACGGAAACGGAGACAGGAGAGCGAATAA
- a CDS encoding DUF302 domain-containing protein has translation MVLPIDPSQIDPEDIGEQQATLEMSHEDAIEHVRDVFTDAGFGVPVEFSPSEMLNEKIDADRDPYYVLGACNPEVADRALDATDNKLGALMACNVVIWEEEPGQQRVYHVSIMRIARLVGMAPDNEEMADIVADTGEIVDEAFRNL, from the coding sequence ATGGTACTCCCAATCGACCCGAGCCAGATCGACCCCGAAGACATCGGCGAACAACAGGCGACGCTCGAAATGAGCCACGAAGACGCCATCGAACACGTCCGAGACGTGTTCACCGACGCCGGGTTCGGTGTCCCCGTCGAGTTCTCGCCCTCCGAAATGCTCAACGAGAAGATCGATGCGGACCGTGACCCCTACTACGTGTTGGGGGCCTGTAACCCCGAAGTCGCTGACCGCGCTCTCGATGCGACAGACAACAAACTCGGTGCGCTCATGGCCTGTAACGTCGTCATCTGGGAGGAAGAACCCGGACAACAGCGCGTCTATCACGTCTCGATTATGCGAATCGCCCGCCTCGTCGGGATGGCTCCCGACAACGAGGAGATGGCGGACATCGTCGCCGACACCGGCGAAATCGTCGACGAGGCGTTCCGGAACCTCTAA
- a CDS encoding urea ABC transporter substrate-binding protein — MSRPSVSRRQFLGASGAALVTGLAGCSAGEGGTSTDTASSAETLKIGVLEDQSGNFALVGDPKAKASMLAIEEINANGGIDGKQIETFQRDPQSDNQRYQELTRTAINEENVDALWAGYSSATREAIRPIIDRNEQLYFYTTQYEGGVCDEFTFAVGPTARQQLGIVLPYLVEEFGPDIYTIAADYNFGQLSADWVKVLANENDANVLGEEFIPLSESSFGSTINRIQEADPDFVMSMLVGANHTSFYEQKASAGLDIPIGTSTAMAQGYEHRRLDAPAMANIYAGVNYMEEVPTESNTGDGGFVDRYFEMYPDAPYLNEEAETNYFSTYMYKKAVEQAGTTEQPEVIDALESGIELGTEEAPEAPEGETIRLDGATHHVDHHMWIMRADEEHNVEAVENRQIPETFLSETAGCNLPENPEQTQYTPVDYYEEAE, encoded by the coding sequence ATGAGTCGTCCGTCTGTCAGTCGGCGCCAGTTCCTCGGCGCGAGCGGGGCCGCACTCGTCACTGGCCTCGCCGGCTGTTCGGCCGGTGAAGGTGGAACTTCGACCGATACCGCGAGCAGCGCCGAGACACTCAAAATCGGCGTCCTCGAGGATCAGTCCGGGAACTTCGCCCTCGTTGGCGACCCGAAAGCAAAGGCGTCGATGCTCGCTATCGAGGAAATCAACGCCAACGGCGGTATCGACGGGAAGCAAATCGAGACGTTCCAGCGCGACCCACAGTCGGACAATCAGCGCTATCAGGAACTCACCCGAACGGCCATCAACGAGGAGAACGTCGACGCGCTGTGGGCCGGCTACTCCTCGGCGACCCGGGAGGCCATCCGGCCGATAATCGACCGCAACGAACAGCTGTACTTCTACACCACCCAGTACGAGGGCGGCGTCTGCGACGAGTTCACCTTCGCGGTCGGCCCGACCGCGCGCCAGCAACTCGGCATCGTCCTCCCGTACCTGGTCGAGGAGTTCGGCCCGGACATCTACACTATCGCGGCTGACTACAACTTCGGCCAGCTCTCCGCGGACTGGGTGAAGGTGCTGGCCAACGAAAACGACGCGAACGTCCTCGGCGAGGAGTTCATCCCGCTGAGCGAGTCCTCCTTCGGGTCGACCATCAACCGGATTCAGGAGGCCGACCCGGACTTCGTGATGTCGATGCTCGTTGGCGCGAACCACACGTCGTTCTACGAACAGAAGGCCTCGGCCGGCCTCGACATTCCTATCGGCACCTCGACGGCGATGGCACAGGGGTACGAGCACCGACGGCTCGATGCCCCGGCGATGGCCAATATCTACGCCGGCGTCAACTACATGGAGGAGGTACCGACCGAGAGCAACACGGGCGACGGCGGCTTCGTCGACCGGTACTTCGAAATGTATCCCGACGCGCCGTACCTCAACGAGGAGGCCGAGACCAACTACTTCTCGACGTACATGTACAAGAAGGCCGTCGAGCAGGCCGGCACCACCGAACAGCCGGAAGTCATCGACGCCCTGGAGTCGGGGATCGAACTCGGCACGGAAGAGGCACCCGAAGCGCCAGAGGGTGAGACGATCCGTCTCGATGGTGCGACCCACCACGTCGACCACCACATGTGGATCATGCGCGCAGACGAGGAACACAACGTCGAAGCCGTCGAGAACCGCCAGATACCCGAAACGTTCCTCTCGGAGACGGCCGGCTGTAACCTCCCCGAGAACCCGGAACAGACCCAGTACACCCCGGTCGACTACTACGAGGAGGCCGAATAG
- a CDS encoding urease subunit gamma produces the protein MKLTAKEQERLTVFTAAEVARRRKERGVPLNHPEAVAYISDWCIERGRDGQSVAEIRSGASKLLGREDVMDGVPEMIDMIQVEPVFPDGTKLVTVHDPIRSDSVGSADDDAPEGETATNGGDSAGTDE, from the coding sequence ATGAAACTCACAGCCAAAGAACAGGAACGACTCACGGTCTTCACCGCTGCAGAGGTCGCGCGGCGGCGCAAGGAACGCGGCGTCCCGCTGAATCACCCCGAAGCGGTCGCCTACATCAGCGACTGGTGCATCGAGCGCGGCCGGGACGGCCAGTCGGTCGCCGAAATCCGCTCCGGCGCGTCGAAGCTGCTCGGCCGCGAAGACGTGATGGACGGCGTCCCGGAGATGATCGACATGATTCAGGTCGAGCCGGTGTTCCCCGACGGTACGAAACTCGTCACGGTTCACGACCCGATTCGCTCCGACAGTGTCGGGTCGGCCGACGACGATGCACCTGAGGGAGAGACGGCGACCAATGGCGGAGACTCAGCGGGGACAGACGAATGA
- the trxA gene encoding thioredoxin translates to MTDELEEIRRQKLDELRTRGESGSTNESESGDPSEPITVDGKAELSDTTTDHDVVLVDFYADWCGPCQMLEPVVETVAAETAATVAKIDVDANQELAAEYGVRGVPTLLLFADGEPVERLVGMQDESQLRAVIEKYA, encoded by the coding sequence ATGACTGACGAGCTAGAGGAGATCAGACGACAAAAACTGGACGAGCTTCGTACCCGGGGTGAGTCGGGTAGTACCAACGAATCTGAATCAGGAGACCCCTCTGAGCCGATTACGGTCGATGGAAAAGCCGAGTTGTCCGACACGACTACCGATCACGACGTGGTTCTGGTCGACTTCTACGCCGACTGGTGTGGGCCGTGCCAAATGCTTGAACCCGTCGTCGAAACCGTCGCGGCCGAGACCGCCGCGACAGTGGCGAAAATCGACGTCGACGCGAACCAGGAGCTCGCCGCCGAGTACGGCGTTCGAGGAGTCCCGACGCTGCTTCTGTTTGCCGACGGGGAGCCGGTCGAGCGACTCGTCGGAATGCAGGACGAATCACAACTGCGTGCCGTAATCGAAAAGTACGCGTGA
- the ureG gene encoding urease accessory protein UreG, whose product MSLTHRDVATVGIGGPVGSGKTSLLTALVPELREQGLDVGVIANDILTQEDADVLRERFAGVVPEDLVAGVETGACPHTGIREDPSMNLQQIDSFLADHPELDLVLVESGGDNLAATFNPELADYSLYVISVAEGEDIPRKRGPGVVDCDLLVINKTDLAPHVGVDLDVMERDADEVRDGPVVFTNCKDETNIDEVLSHVREGVLFA is encoded by the coding sequence ATGAGTCTCACACATCGGGACGTGGCGACGGTCGGCATCGGCGGCCCGGTCGGGTCCGGAAAGACCTCACTGCTGACCGCGCTCGTCCCAGAGCTGCGCGAGCAGGGACTTGACGTGGGCGTCATCGCCAACGACATTCTCACGCAAGAGGACGCAGACGTGCTACGCGAGCGCTTCGCCGGAGTCGTCCCCGAGGACCTTGTGGCCGGCGTCGAGACCGGGGCGTGCCCACATACGGGCATCCGTGAAGACCCGTCGATGAACCTCCAGCAGATCGACTCGTTCCTGGCTGACCACCCGGAACTTGACCTGGTGCTGGTCGAGAGCGGCGGCGACAACCTCGCGGCGACGTTCAACCCCGAACTCGCCGACTACTCGCTGTACGTCATCTCGGTCGCGGAAGGGGAAGACATCCCTCGAAAGCGCGGGCCGGGAGTGGTCGATTGTGACCTGCTCGTCATCAACAAGACGGACCTCGCGCCCCACGTCGGCGTCGACCTCGACGTGATGGAGCGGGACGCCGACGAGGTCCGGGACGGGCCGGTCGTCTTCACCAACTGTAAGGACGAGACGAACATCGACGAGGTGCTGTCACACGTCCGCGAGGGGGTGCTGTTCGCCTGA
- a CDS encoding urease accessory protein UreE: protein MLVADTYLGHRDDATVAEDIDTSDHATVVLSDTERQRSRVRTETTDGCDLGIVVARDLADGDVLEAEDGTLVVVELAAIEALVLDFADSDVSPTAALELGHAVGNRHWNLAVRDRETLFPVTDSKERMETTVAELLPADVPTRYEHVPPTTFDDEGVDHTHRDGTGMHDGGGHAHDHGVRTIDGGDQ from the coding sequence ATGCTGGTCGCAGACACCTATCTCGGCCACCGCGACGACGCGACCGTTGCGGAAGATATCGATACGTCGGACCACGCTACGGTCGTGCTCTCGGACACCGAACGCCAACGCTCGCGAGTCCGCACTGAGACGACAGACGGCTGTGACCTCGGTATCGTGGTCGCCCGCGACCTCGCTGACGGCGACGTGCTGGAAGCTGAAGACGGCACACTCGTCGTCGTCGAACTCGCCGCCATCGAGGCCCTCGTGCTCGATTTCGCCGACAGCGATGTTTCACCGACCGCGGCGCTGGAACTCGGTCACGCAGTCGGGAACAGACACTGGAACCTCGCGGTCCGCGACCGAGAGACCCTGTTCCCCGTGACCGACTCGAAGGAACGGATGGAGACGACTGTCGCAGAACTGCTGCCCGCAGACGTGCCGACGCGGTACGAACACGTTCCGCCGACAACGTTCGATGATGAAGGGGTTGACCACACGCACCGCGACGGTACCGGCATGCACGACGGCGGCGGCCACGCCCACGACCACGGCGTCCGGACTATCGATGGGGGCGACCAATGA
- the urtC gene encoding urea ABC transporter, permease protein UrtC — MSTDTAHGEANSSLPSRLRSRFEGPNTIGDSRGFWVGFLVAVAALAVYPLFGDRSQLSLFMVLALLGLSLSVVWGYSGVLSFGQVVFFGIGAYTFGVVSINYATPGGITAAVIAGIVGGGVSAAILGYFMFYGGVRDVYVTIITLVSTIVLHTFMAQTAGSEWAIGEAALGGFNGMPDIPLLTLGVGGASYQFIYNPFPMRIIGIGAVEISPFYYLVLTLLVGAYLGLRALVNSDYGRVMVAVREDEDRTEMFGYNVTRVKFVVFTLGGALAGLSGVLYAARNVYIDPTVFSLLFATLPVIWVSLGGRKSLLGAVVATLGVEYLRISMAGELALVLLGTLLLVTILVLPGGFVPWVHQQIVEARLGPGEAGGADAPDASSEVSD; from the coding sequence ATGTCGACAGACACTGCACACGGCGAGGCGAACAGTTCGCTCCCGAGTCGGCTCCGCAGTCGGTTCGAGGGGCCGAACACCATCGGCGACTCGCGGGGGTTCTGGGTCGGCTTCCTCGTCGCCGTCGCGGCGCTTGCGGTCTACCCGCTGTTCGGCGACAGGTCCCAGCTGTCGCTGTTCATGGTACTGGCCCTGCTGGGGCTCTCGCTGTCGGTCGTCTGGGGCTACTCGGGCGTGCTGAGCTTCGGCCAGGTCGTCTTCTTCGGCATCGGGGCCTACACGTTCGGCGTCGTCTCGATCAACTATGCGACCCCGGGCGGTATCACGGCTGCTGTCATCGCCGGCATCGTCGGCGGTGGCGTCAGCGCGGCGATACTGGGCTACTTCATGTTCTACGGCGGGGTGCGCGACGTCTACGTGACCATCATCACGCTCGTCTCGACAATCGTGCTGCACACGTTCATGGCCCAGACCGCCGGGTCCGAGTGGGCCATCGGCGAGGCGGCGCTGGGCGGCTTCAACGGGATGCCGGACATCCCCCTGTTGACCCTCGGCGTCGGCGGGGCGTCCTACCAGTTCATCTACAACCCGTTCCCGATGCGGATAATCGGCATCGGGGCGGTCGAGATCAGCCCGTTCTACTACCTCGTGCTGACGTTGCTGGTCGGGGCGTACCTCGGGCTGCGCGCCCTGGTCAACTCGGACTACGGCCGCGTGATGGTCGCCGTCCGCGAGGACGAGGACCGAACCGAGATGTTCGGCTACAACGTGACCCGCGTCAAGTTCGTCGTGTTCACGCTCGGGGGCGCGCTGGCGGGCCTTTCCGGCGTGCTGTACGCCGCACGGAACGTCTACATCGACCCGACCGTGTTCTCGCTGCTGTTCGCGACGCTGCCGGTCATCTGGGTGAGCCTCGGCGGCCGAAAGAGCCTGCTCGGGGCTGTCGTCGCCACGCTGGGCGTCGAATACCTCCGCATCTCGATGGCCGGAGAACTGGCGCTGGTCCTGCTGGGGACCCTGTTGCTGGTGACGATTCTGGTGCTCCCCGGCGGGTTCGTCCCGTGGGTCCACCAGCAGATCGTCGAAGCCCGGCTCGGTCCGGGCGAGGCCGGCGGGGCTGACGCACCCGACGCGTCGAGTGAGGTGAGTGACTAA
- a CDS encoding urease subunit beta encodes MSDGLVPGEVIPGEGTVTLNEGRETTEVTVGNTGDRPSQVGSHFHFFEANAALEFDREAAMGMRLNIPAGTAVRFEPGDEQTVELVEIGGKRRAHGMNGLVNGSVDGETGDAVERMRAAGFRETGADGDEEGAE; translated from the coding sequence ATGAGCGATGGACTCGTGCCCGGTGAGGTCATCCCGGGTGAAGGGACAGTGACGCTGAACGAAGGCCGAGAGACGACGGAAGTGACTGTCGGGAACACCGGCGACAGACCCTCGCAAGTCGGGTCGCACTTCCACTTCTTCGAGGCTAATGCGGCCCTGGAGTTCGACCGCGAGGCGGCCATGGGAATGCGGCTGAACATCCCCGCCGGGACGGCCGTCCGGTTCGAACCCGGCGACGAGCAAACGGTCGAACTCGTCGAAATCGGCGGGAAGCGACGCGCCCACGGGATGAACGGACTTGTCAACGGGAGTGTCGACGGCGAGACGGGCGACGCGGTCGAACGCATGCGGGCGGCCGGGTTCCGGGAAACCGGGGCCGACGGCGACGAGGAGGGAGCGGAGTGA